A single window of Paenibacillus sp. FSL H8-0537 DNA harbors:
- a CDS encoding alpha/beta hydrolase-fold protein, with translation MNPAYHYDVHLPKHASAGQTYPVIFTLHGKGSNEANMHGLVAPLANQFIIINIRGDLRLGAGYQYYELKSLGNPIRDIFDRAVQQLEAFIEYATEKYPIDASQRYLLGFSQGAILSMTLALTMGNRLKGIVALNGYVPEFVKTEYVLQSLTDVSVFVSHGEFDSVFPIRIGHETADYFQAVTPHLTFKTYPTDHGVSEQNQLDFLGWLTNDKGEQTL, from the coding sequence ATGAACCCCGCTTATCATTATGACGTTCACCTGCCAAAGCATGCGAGTGCAGGCCAAACATACCCTGTTATTTTCACCCTTCATGGGAAAGGTTCGAATGAGGCAAACATGCATGGACTTGTAGCACCTTTAGCGAACCAGTTCATCATCATTAATATCCGAGGCGACCTTAGGCTGGGTGCCGGATACCAATATTATGAGCTGAAGAGCCTAGGCAACCCGATTCGGGACATTTTTGACCGGGCGGTGCAGCAGCTTGAAGCATTTATTGAGTATGCGACGGAAAAATACCCGATAGATGCGAGCCAGCGTTATTTGCTGGGCTTTAGCCAAGGGGCGATTTTATCGATGACGCTTGCGCTTACGATGGGTAACAGGTTGAAAGGCATTGTTGCGCTGAACGGCTATGTGCCTGAGTTCGTCAAAACCGAATATGTGCTGCAATCGCTGACAGACGTCTCGGTTTTTGTGTCGCATGGGGAATTTGATTCCGTGTTTCCGATTCGGATTGGGCACGAAACAGCAGATTATTTTCAAGCGGTGACGCCGCATTTGACCTTTAAGACGTATCCGACCGACCATGGCGTATCGGAACAAAATCAACTGGATTTTCTAGGCTGGCTAACTAACGATAAGGGAGAACAAACACTATGA
- a CDS encoding ABC-2 family transporter protein, whose product MRMYLMFTMKAFSNQLAYRSEVWLRLLGNFVTILIQVEIWRAVIGNGSVAGIKAEQMITYSIINTLLFALLLNGVSSKVDGSLKSGGIASELIKPLSYPLYLLFDGLGNSLYQLAFTVAPSLLIAGLFFGILPPATSTNFFAFLLALILALIISFLLGYLISLLAFWFMNHFALSWMMGGLITIFSGSFLPIWFFPPTWASVAKMLPFQYMGYVPAAIYLGNITSSELWQVLAIGVGWIVGLLVLVQWLWTRAVRRLVVQGG is encoded by the coding sequence ATGAGAATGTATCTTATGTTCACAATGAAAGCTTTTTCTAACCAGCTAGCTTACCGTTCGGAGGTTTGGCTCCGTTTACTGGGCAACTTTGTCACGATTCTGATCCAGGTTGAAATCTGGCGAGCCGTTATTGGAAACGGCAGCGTAGCGGGTATTAAGGCCGAACAAATGATTACATACAGCATTATCAATACCCTGCTTTTTGCCCTGTTGTTAAATGGGGTAAGCAGTAAAGTAGATGGAAGCTTAAAATCGGGAGGGATTGCCTCTGAATTAATCAAGCCGCTATCGTACCCGTTATATTTACTTTTTGACGGGCTAGGCAACTCGCTCTATCAGCTAGCCTTCACCGTTGCACCGTCTCTCCTTATAGCGGGGCTGTTTTTCGGAATACTTCCACCTGCTACATCAACCAACTTTTTCGCTTTTTTATTGGCATTGATTTTAGCTCTTATTATTTCATTTCTTCTTGGTTATTTGATCTCTTTACTCGCGTTTTGGTTTATGAATCATTTTGCTCTTAGTTGGATGATGGGAGGCCTAATTACTATCTTCTCTGGCTCTTTTTTGCCCATTTGGTTTTTCCCCCCTACATGGGCTTCTGTAGCGAAAATGCTGCCATTTCAGTACATGGGTTATGTCCCGGCTGCCATATATTTAGGCAATATAACGAGCAGCGAGCTATGGCAGGTACTTGCCATTGGGGTAGGATGGATCGTTGGATTACTTGTCCTCGTTCAATGGCTTTGGACTAGAGCCGTGCGTCGCTTAGTTGTGCAGGGCGGATAA
- the lepB gene encoding signal peptidase I, whose amino-acid sequence MKALKEIGSWVSTFGIAVVLSLIIGVFVIQPYKVDGHSMDPTLQDKERIYVSKISHTLSKLPEYGDVVVIDSRVSRERHLTDDLMEHPLLQLFMKNKTNDNAVFYVKRVLGKPGDVLEFKEHKTYRNGVALDEPYLNETMNFVSDKQWTVPEGHIFVMGDNRNHSSDSREIGYIPLNHVMGVKKFP is encoded by the coding sequence ATGAAAGCCTTGAAGGAGATTGGCAGCTGGGTAAGCACTTTCGGCATAGCAGTTGTACTTTCATTAATTATTGGTGTATTTGTTATTCAGCCTTATAAGGTTGATGGTCATTCTATGGACCCAACCTTGCAGGATAAGGAGCGAATTTACGTATCGAAAATCTCGCATACGTTGTCCAAGCTTCCGGAATATGGCGATGTGGTCGTGATCGACAGCCGAGTGAGCAGAGAACGGCATTTGACGGATGATCTAATGGAGCATCCGCTGCTTCAGCTATTTATGAAAAATAAAACGAATGATAACGCAGTATTTTATGTGAAAAGGGTGCTTGGCAAACCCGGCGATGTGCTGGAGTTTAAGGAGCATAAAACCTATCGCAATGGCGTGGCGCTGGACGAGCCTTATCTGAATGAAACGATGAATTTTGTTTCAGATAAACAATGGACTGTTCCTGAGGGGCATATTTTCGTCATGGGCGATAATCGCAATCATAGCAGTGACAGCAGGGAAATTGGATACATTCCGCTTAATCATGTGATGGGAGTTAAAAAGTTTCCTTAA
- a CDS encoding S-layer homology domain-containing protein, translating into MKKGSIMKLGLILTLTLSLLSGCITSSSSITVSYSNGLPDTSEHVFIRYSDGTVTQVPDVNVGAASVAVNTYANKTMMGGYVTDGQVSWIPTRSYGSQSITLSNISTYKPTEAVDYMTLAEPLHADVNFPDYTSVTFSVYDANDTLVTGRTEIFIQTSNPNFVFVDMDTDRASSDTTTGGMSSNTTNGLVKFLIKNNNVNVPVNSAQLAVYSGPKLITDNFFHVVTDIQVSGSGGIDSVDVGQSLALNATVLPVDAANSAFVWSVEDGTGSATIDANGLLTAVSSGTVTAIATAVDGTGIVGSMDVTINVPATPTPTPTPTPTPEPTPTATPVLVSTIALTGEAVVQTGGSIQLAAEIAPVDAADKSIVWSVENGTGTATINASGLLTGVSAGTVTAKATAADGSAVYGSHAVVIQAPSSGGSSGGGSSTTPAATATPTATPVPTPVPAPQIKFNDKIVKIDDVITSLTKQVEEVKANPTTVQFTDTGSHWANKTVNIFAKLGIVKGYENNAFRPNASITRAEFATIISKLFGINGPASGSSELSDVAGHWAETAIGSLQASGVISGYKDGTFKPNQEISRAEIIAILAKIIDLDRVNAANAPAFTDINQVWNKEQIEKAAAAGIVSGAGNGTFQPNNQASRAEALTMVLHVLQLNPELKALLETL; encoded by the coding sequence ATGAAAAAAGGTTCAATCATGAAATTAGGTTTGATTTTAACTTTGACTCTCAGTTTGTTAAGCGGTTGTATCACTTCGTCCAGCTCCATAACGGTCTCCTATAGTAATGGGCTGCCAGATACCTCGGAGCATGTATTTATACGTTATTCCGATGGAACGGTCACACAGGTACCGGATGTTAACGTAGGGGCAGCATCTGTAGCTGTAAATACCTATGCCAATAAAACCATGATGGGTGGTTATGTGACTGATGGTCAGGTTAGCTGGATTCCCACTCGTTCATATGGCAGCCAATCCATAACGTTATCAAACATTAGTACGTATAAACCGACAGAGGCCGTCGATTATATGACTCTGGCTGAGCCCCTGCATGCGGACGTCAATTTTCCGGATTATACAAGCGTCACTTTTTCTGTTTATGATGCGAATGATACGCTTGTGACGGGACGGACAGAAATATTTATTCAGACAAGCAATCCGAACTTCGTTTTTGTTGATATGGATACTGATCGTGCCTCAAGCGATACAACAACTGGAGGGATGTCCTCTAATACGACTAACGGACTTGTGAAGTTTTTAATTAAAAATAACAATGTTAATGTTCCTGTGAATTCGGCACAATTAGCGGTATACTCGGGTCCGAAATTGATTACGGACAACTTTTTTCATGTCGTAACAGATATTCAGGTCAGTGGGTCTGGAGGTATTGATTCAGTCGATGTGGGTCAATCCTTAGCGTTAAATGCGACAGTCCTTCCAGTCGATGCAGCTAATTCAGCGTTCGTCTGGTCTGTTGAGGACGGCACAGGCTCAGCGACGATTGATGCAAACGGGCTGTTGACGGCCGTATCGTCTGGAACAGTTACAGCGATAGCAACTGCCGTTGACGGTACAGGTATTGTAGGAAGCATGGACGTAACGATAAATGTGCCTGCAACACCGACGCCAACCCCAACCCCGACGCCGACACCAGAACCGACGCCAACAGCGACGCCTGTTCTGGTATCGACTATAGCTTTGACGGGGGAAGCCGTTGTTCAGACTGGCGGAAGCATTCAATTGGCAGCAGAAATTGCGCCTGTGGATGCAGCGGACAAATCGATCGTTTGGTCGGTTGAAAATGGTACAGGCACCGCAACCATTAATGCCAGCGGCTTATTGACGGGCGTGTCCGCAGGTACGGTTACTGCGAAAGCGACAGCGGCCGATGGCTCGGCTGTATATGGCTCGCATGCGGTTGTTATTCAAGCACCATCGAGCGGCGGAAGCAGTGGAGGCGGCTCTTCGACTACACCTGCAGCGACAGCAACTCCTACAGCCACGCCAGTGCCGACACCGGTGCCAGCACCTCAAATAAAGTTCAATGATAAAATCGTTAAGATTGATGATGTTATCACCAGCCTTACGAAGCAGGTAGAGGAAGTTAAAGCTAACCCAACAACCGTCCAATTTACGGATACGGGCTCCCACTGGGCCAACAAGACGGTAAACATTTTTGCTAAGCTTGGCATCGTTAAGGGCTATGAGAACAATGCCTTCCGTCCGAATGCAAGCATTACCCGGGCTGAATTTGCGACTATCATTTCCAAACTATTTGGCATAAATGGGCCTGCCTCAGGCAGCAGCGAGTTAAGCGATGTTGCGGGCCACTGGGCGGAAACAGCGATTGGAAGCCTGCAAGCGTCAGGCGTGATTTCGGGCTACAAGGACGGCACATTTAAGCCGAATCAGGAAATTAGCCGCGCCGAAATTATCGCAATCCTTGCTAAAATTATTGACCTTGATCGTGTGAATGCAGCAAATGCGCCGGCTTTCACCGACATTAATCAAGTGTGGAATAAGGAGCAAATTGAGAAAGCTGCGGCAGCTGGAATCGTCAGCGGGGCTGGCAACGGAACGTTCCAGCCGAATAATCAAGCGTCCCGCGCGGAAGCTTTGACGATGGTGCTGCATGTATTGCAATTGAATCCCGAGCTTAAAGCGCTTCTGGAAACCTTGTAG
- a CDS encoding ABC-2 family transporter protein: MTLQLFGKLVRLLLKERMEYRADFILSAFAQIIAYAGDYIIIWLFIQRFNTIAGWTWPEIALLYSIGLFTYALGASFSFVQMRELESQVRQGTFDILLIKPVNPYLYLVSRGFNLGYIAHILISGSVLIWSISKLNMQWTLSEYIYLMLVVVSGAMIYAGILTIIGAVSFIWIRTNFMFTLFFKLKDFIAYPLPIFGTFIQLLLTALVPLAFVSFYPAAFLLSNDATLLPQWAMWMVPIVGPLCYWAGYRFWMYGANKYQGAGG; the protein is encoded by the coding sequence ATGACACTGCAGTTGTTTGGCAAGCTAGTTCGTTTATTATTAAAAGAAAGAATGGAGTATCGGGCTGATTTCATCCTTTCCGCTTTTGCTCAAATCATCGCATATGCCGGAGACTATATTATAATCTGGTTGTTTATCCAAAGGTTTAACACAATAGCTGGGTGGACTTGGCCTGAAATAGCCCTTTTGTATAGCATTGGTCTCTTTACATATGCATTAGGGGCATCCTTTTCTTTTGTACAGATGCGTGAATTGGAAAGCCAGGTTAGACAGGGCACGTTTGATATTTTGCTTATAAAACCTGTAAATCCTTATCTATACTTAGTAAGCAGAGGCTTCAACTTAGGGTACATCGCCCATATTTTAATCTCCGGTTCTGTTTTGATTTGGTCCATCTCGAAGTTGAATATGCAATGGACGCTGAGCGAGTACATATACTTAATGCTAGTCGTTGTCAGCGGTGCTATGATTTATGCTGGAATCCTCACCATCATCGGTGCTGTTTCTTTTATATGGATTAGAACTAATTTTATGTTCACCCTGTTTTTTAAATTAAAAGATTTTATTGCGTACCCTTTGCCGATATTCGGAACGTTTATTCAGTTATTGCTTACTGCCCTTGTACCACTGGCATTTGTTAGCTTTTATCCAGCGGCATTCCTTTTATCTAATGATGCCACCCTTTTGCCACAATGGGCAATGTGGATGGTGCCAATTGTCGGTCCCCTTTGTTATTGGGCAGGCTATAGGTTCTGGATGTATGGTGCGAACAAGTATCAAGGTGCCGGCGGCTGA
- a CDS encoding S-layer homology domain-containing protein — translation MKNKLVKKLVSSAVAACLLLSSFGMAFGATAAAATPADIEGHWAQSQVSEWIGKGLITGYEDGSFKPENQITRAEFITLVNRAFGFTEQTEISFSDVPSTNWAYADIAKAVKAGYISGYADGTIGAFKPISRQEAAVIVIRLLKINPASSTTAAAFTDANQFASWSKDAIGTVVAEEIMKGYSADNTFKPAAFITRAEAVVTLNRAMESQATVYDTAGTYGPATGVETVNKDVVVSTGGVTLQNMVINGDLLLGEGIGNGDAFLNNVKVTGTVTVQGGGENSIHFNDSVLIDIVIDKKSGTGTVRIVSEGSTTVALVMINSSAIIQESGSATGFGNVNVNAALPAGSKVTLQGSFNTVNVSAQQIQVDLPTGTVQQLNVQSGATGSTVNLGQASRVNTLVLDTVVKMLGQGTIVLATINTGGAGTTFENPPATPAPTATTTTGSTGSSTATPTPSATPTATATPEPTATATPEPSATATPEPTATPEPTATPVPQAPTASDVFISGAATVGETLTGNYTYQDADGDLEDGTAYGWYRSDDENGSNYTQIDGANDSTYVLSEEDAGYYITFEVTPANAAEPTIGDTVKSTITGAVKNAPVAPYVEGVQVTGVLAVGQTLTGNYYYWDTDGDAEEGTTYQWYRSDDYEQTIHYTAIDGATSLTYVLGSEDAGKFITFEVTPKNAAAPTTGQAAKAVSQESVMGQPVISVDGSYSNHLPMITIGELTAGSVVTVYDTDGTTILASGTATTDTLTLALNALAPGTHTITANAADSLREASLDSEELEYEVNDIAILPQNHFSLGSNHAIVLDAIGQVLTWGANWNAQIGNGTTTASPNRFTVPNLPSDIIAVQAGFGHSLILTSKGDVWQWGRGSNNTPVKVNGIDHAIAISAEGGTNSLVLKSDGTVWTWGDYSPLVQVPGLDHVLEIQARYASSYVLKADGTVWAWGDNTNGQLGNGTTTSSNVPVQVSGLTNIVSMKMGNQHALALSVTGSVYAWGFNQMGQVGNGTNANQLVPVELEDLPKITLLGAGNYQSFAQDEAGNVYAWGSNQSGKLGFGHTNNTNTPGIVGGISNVIAINGGGSNTTYALKADGSLWAWGDGADGMLGEGGSGERYTPGIVNNLNLLFTP, via the coding sequence GTGAAGAACAAACTAGTCAAAAAGCTTGTATCATCAGCAGTTGCAGCATGTCTATTGTTGTCGTCGTTTGGTATGGCATTTGGTGCCACAGCAGCAGCGGCAACCCCAGCCGATATTGAAGGGCATTGGGCACAAAGCCAAGTTTCAGAGTGGATCGGCAAAGGGCTGATCACAGGCTATGAGGATGGCAGCTTTAAGCCGGAAAATCAAATTACAAGAGCTGAATTTATAACACTGGTTAATCGTGCATTCGGTTTTACCGAGCAAACGGAAATTTCGTTTAGTGATGTGCCATCTACAAACTGGGCTTATGCAGATATCGCGAAAGCGGTGAAAGCAGGCTACATTTCCGGCTATGCGGATGGAACAATCGGAGCCTTCAAGCCGATTAGCCGTCAAGAGGCTGCGGTAATTGTCATCCGTCTTCTGAAAATTAATCCGGCATCCAGCACTACGGCAGCAGCTTTCACAGATGCGAATCAGTTTGCCAGCTGGAGCAAGGATGCGATTGGCACAGTCGTGGCTGAGGAGATTATGAAAGGCTACAGCGCGGACAATACGTTCAAGCCAGCAGCCTTTATTACTCGCGCAGAAGCGGTAGTAACGCTGAACCGGGCAATGGAGTCGCAAGCTACCGTTTATGATACGGCGGGAACTTATGGTCCAGCTACTGGAGTTGAGACGGTTAATAAAGATGTCGTTGTTAGCACAGGCGGTGTGACGCTGCAAAACATGGTCATTAATGGCGACCTGTTATTGGGCGAAGGCATCGGCAACGGTGATGCGTTTTTGAATAACGTCAAAGTAACGGGAACAGTCACCGTTCAAGGCGGCGGCGAGAACAGTATCCATTTTAACGACTCGGTGCTTATTGATATTGTTATCGACAAAAAATCAGGCACGGGAACCGTACGTATCGTGTCGGAAGGCTCAACAACCGTTGCGCTTGTTATGATTAATTCATCTGCCATTATTCAGGAATCTGGCTCAGCAACGGGCTTTGGCAATGTAAACGTAAATGCTGCACTGCCAGCAGGCTCGAAAGTAACCTTGCAAGGCTCGTTCAACACGGTCAATGTCAGCGCTCAGCAAATTCAAGTTGACCTGCCGACAGGCACTGTTCAGCAGTTGAATGTCCAGTCAGGAGCAACAGGCTCGACAGTTAACCTTGGCCAAGCCAGCAGGGTTAACACGCTTGTGCTGGATACGGTTGTGAAAATGTTAGGCCAAGGTACAATCGTACTGGCTACAATTAATACGGGAGGCGCGGGGACGACTTTTGAAAATCCTCCAGCTACTCCAGCTCCAACAGCAACTACAACAACGGGATCAACTGGATCGTCAACAGCAACACCGACACCAAGCGCAACGCCGACGGCTACTGCAACGCCAGAGCCAACAGCAACAGCAACGCCGGAGCCGAGCGCAACAGCAACACCAGAGCCAACAGCAACGCCTGAACCGACAGCAACACCAGTGCCACAGGCTCCAACGGCATCCGATGTTTTTATTAGCGGGGCAGCGACTGTTGGGGAAACGCTAACGGGCAACTACACTTACCAAGATGCAGATGGCGACTTGGAAGATGGGACAGCTTACGGATGGTATCGTTCGGATGATGAGAATGGATCGAACTATACGCAAATTGACGGAGCAAATGACTCAACCTATGTGCTCAGCGAGGAAGATGCGGGGTATTATATCACCTTCGAGGTTACGCCAGCGAATGCAGCAGAACCAACAATTGGAGATACCGTTAAAAGTACAATTACGGGCGCAGTGAAAAACGCTCCCGTTGCTCCATACGTAGAAGGAGTTCAAGTTACAGGTGTACTTGCAGTAGGCCAAACGTTAACAGGGAATTATTACTACTGGGATACCGATGGGGATGCAGAAGAGGGAACAACCTATCAGTGGTATCGCTCAGATGACTACGAACAGACCATTCATTATACAGCAATTGATGGAGCGACAAGCTTAACGTATGTGCTTGGCAGCGAAGATGCTGGCAAATTTATTACTTTTGAAGTGACGCCGAAAAATGCAGCGGCTCCTACAACAGGACAGGCAGCGAAAGCTGTAAGTCAAGAAAGCGTAATGGGGCAGCCTGTTATTTCAGTAGACGGTTCGTATTCGAACCACTTGCCAATGATTACGATTGGCGAACTGACTGCTGGCAGCGTGGTGACGGTTTACGACACAGATGGAACAACAATTCTGGCCTCTGGCACGGCAACTACGGATACTCTGACGCTTGCACTGAATGCTTTAGCGCCGGGAACACATACGATAACCGCAAATGCAGCAGATTCATTGCGGGAAGCGAGTCTGGACTCTGAGGAACTGGAGTATGAAGTGAATGATATTGCTATTTTGCCGCAAAATCATTTCTCATTAGGATCGAACCATGCCATTGTGTTGGACGCGATAGGCCAAGTGCTCACATGGGGTGCTAACTGGAATGCGCAAATTGGCAATGGGACGACGACAGCTTCTCCTAACCGATTTACAGTGCCTAACTTGCCAAGTGATATTATTGCGGTACAAGCTGGCTTTGGCCATTCCCTGATTCTGACCTCGAAAGGCGACGTATGGCAATGGGGCCGGGGCTCAAACAACACACCAGTTAAAGTGAACGGGATTGATCATGCTATTGCGATTTCAGCAGAAGGCGGCACTAACTCACTTGTATTGAAAAGTGATGGAACGGTATGGACATGGGGAGATTATTCACCGCTTGTTCAAGTACCAGGCTTGGATCATGTGCTCGAAATCCAGGCTAGATACGCTTCCTCCTATGTTTTAAAAGCTGATGGAACCGTCTGGGCTTGGGGCGACAATACAAATGGTCAGCTAGGCAACGGCACGACAACAAGCAGCAATGTTCCGGTTCAAGTATCGGGACTAACTAATATTGTTTCCATGAAGATGGGCAACCAGCATGCTCTTGCCTTAAGCGTGACAGGAAGTGTATATGCTTGGGGCTTTAATCAAATGGGCCAAGTAGGCAACGGAACAAATGCCAATCAATTGGTTCCAGTTGAACTTGAGGATCTGCCGAAAATTACTCTGCTCGGTGCAGGGAATTATCAATCTTTTGCACAAGATGAAGCTGGAAATGTATATGCATGGGGCAGCAACCAAAGCGGCAAGCTAGGTTTTGGCCATACCAATAATACAAACACTCCCGGCATTGTTGGTGGCATTTCAAATGTCATCGCGATCAACGGAGGGGGCAGTAATACAACATATGCTCTAAAAGCAGATGGCAGCTTATGGGCTTGGGGCGACGGTGCTGACGGCATGCTTGGTGAAGGTGGCAGTGGTGAGCGCTATACACCTGGAATCGTCAATAATTTGAATTTGCTGTTTACACCATAA
- a CDS encoding class III extradiol ring-cleavage dioxygenase has translation MMPAYFFAHGAPSIVLENNGYTALLKSFKEQTPKPKAIVLFSAHWEQAVQTVGAAPVYSTIYDFSGFQDELYQMTYPAEGKRQLSEDIQALFAEHGISSVLDEERGLDHGAWAVLKLLYPDADIPVIALSVNRHLNNEQQYEIGKALAALREQDVLLIGSGGTVHNLRRLNWQSEGIDEWAESFDNWLQSKLEAWDLPALFNYREQAPFAQEAVPTNEHFIPLLLAMGSGDKLRQASLIHRSYQFGNLSLSCWKFN, from the coding sequence ATGATGCCTGCCTATTTTTTCGCCCATGGCGCACCGTCCATTGTATTAGAGAATAATGGCTATACGGCTTTGTTGAAAAGCTTTAAGGAGCAGACGCCAAAGCCAAAAGCAATTGTTCTTTTCTCTGCCCATTGGGAGCAGGCGGTACAGACAGTTGGCGCTGCCCCAGTGTACAGCACGATTTATGACTTTTCTGGCTTTCAGGATGAGCTGTATCAAATGACGTATCCGGCAGAAGGCAAGCGCCAGCTCAGCGAGGATATTCAAGCCTTGTTCGCTGAGCATGGCATTTCAAGTGTGCTGGATGAGGAAAGAGGGCTTGATCACGGCGCTTGGGCTGTACTTAAGCTTCTTTATCCGGATGCGGATATTCCCGTCATTGCGCTTTCGGTCAACCGCCATTTAAACAATGAGCAGCAATACGAAATCGGCAAGGCATTAGCTGCGCTTAGAGAGCAGGATGTGCTCTTAATTGGAAGCGGCGGCACCGTCCACAATCTCAGAAGGCTGAATTGGCAGTCGGAGGGGATTGACGAATGGGCAGAATCATTCGATAATTGGCTGCAGAGCAAGCTTGAGGCATGGGATCTCCCGGCGCTTTTCAACTATAGGGAACAGGCTCCCTTTGCGCAGGAGGCTGTGCCGACGAACGAGCATTTTATCCCGCTCCTGCTGGCTATGGGTTCGGGCGACAAGTTGCGTCAAGCATCCCTAATTCACCGCAGCTACCAGTTCGGCAATTTAAGCTTGAGCTGTTGGAAGTTTAACTAG
- a CDS encoding alpha/beta hydrolase has translation MSKLTVGSENNAPIELFYEDRGTGKPVVLIHGWPLSGRSWEYQVPALIDAGYRVITYDRRGFGQSSQPWEGYDYDTFAADLHKLLEHLDLKEAALVGFSMGGGEVARYMGTYGTDRIQKVVLAAAVPPYLYKTEGNPEGGVDDALIKEFEDGVKQDRLAFLDGFTKNFFAAGDKSDLVSEPARLYSRDIAAFASPKGTLDCIKAFGFTDFRDDLAKINVPTLIIHGDSDAIVPFEVSGKRSHEAIPGSRLALIKGGPHGLNATHPEAFNKALIAFLNE, from the coding sequence ATGTCAAAATTAACGGTTGGATCTGAAAATAATGCTCCGATTGAGCTTTTTTATGAGGATCGGGGGACTGGAAAACCGGTGGTGCTCATTCACGGCTGGCCGCTGAGCGGACGCTCGTGGGAGTATCAGGTGCCAGCGCTGATCGACGCTGGCTATCGTGTCATTACCTATGACCGCCGCGGATTTGGACAATCCTCTCAGCCATGGGAAGGCTACGACTATGACACCTTTGCTGCAGATTTGCATAAGCTGCTTGAACATCTTGACCTGAAAGAGGCTGCACTCGTGGGGTTCTCAATGGGCGGTGGCGAGGTTGCCCGCTACATGGGCACTTATGGAACGGATCGGATTCAAAAAGTCGTCTTGGCGGCAGCTGTCCCGCCATACCTATATAAAACCGAGGGCAATCCAGAGGGCGGTGTCGACGATGCCCTGATCAAAGAGTTTGAGGACGGGGTAAAGCAAGACCGCCTGGCCTTCCTTGATGGATTTACTAAAAACTTTTTCGCCGCTGGGGACAAGTCGGATCTAGTAAGTGAGCCGGCTCGCTTATACAGCCGCGATATCGCCGCTTTTGCCTCCCCGAAAGGGACGCTAGATTGCATCAAAGCGTTTGGATTCACCGATTTCCGTGATGATTTAGCAAAAATAAATGTGCCGACACTCATCATTCACGGGGATTCGGATGCTATTGTGCCATTTGAAGTCAGCGGAAAACGGTCGCACGAAGCCATTCCAGGCAGCCGGCTTGCTTTAATTAAAGGCGGCCCGCATGGCTTAAATGCGACGCATCCCGAAGCCTTCAATAAAGCCTTGATTGCTTTTCTGAACGAGTAA
- a CDS encoding ATP-binding cassette domain-containing protein: MDIISVNDITKTYRQYRRFPGLLGSVRSLFTREYIEETAVRHLSFSIKEGEAVGYLGPNGAGKSTMIKMMTGILVPTAGELRVLGSVPHQARKDNSRHIGVVFGQRSQLWWDLPVKDSFDLHKYIYKIPPITFEKNLEFCVELLAIKDFIQKPVRQLSLGQRMRVEIAMALLHEPKILFLDEPTIGLDVIAKDQIRQFLRTVNRDKRVTIVLTTHDMKDIEEICPRMIVVNKGSVVYDGSVVELRNRLGNERQVVIDFREEPGLIDMPGITLLQEEGLRRTYSFAKSDASVFELVSRIAAKYPVEDASIESADIDSVIRRLYQQLAEADLKRQIG, encoded by the coding sequence ATGGATATTATTTCTGTAAATGATATCACCAAAACTTATCGTCAGTATAGAAGATTCCCGGGGCTCCTTGGTTCCGTTAGGAGCTTATTTACGCGTGAGTATATAGAAGAAACGGCAGTTCGTCATCTTAGTTTTTCTATTAAAGAAGGCGAAGCGGTAGGTTATTTGGGTCCTAATGGTGCGGGGAAATCAACAATGATTAAGATGATGACCGGAATTTTGGTGCCTACTGCTGGAGAGCTGCGAGTACTTGGCAGCGTGCCTCATCAAGCGCGTAAAGATAACTCCCGGCATATTGGAGTGGTCTTCGGACAGCGAAGCCAACTATGGTGGGATCTTCCGGTCAAGGACTCCTTTGATCTGCATAAGTACATTTATAAGATACCTCCGATAACGTTTGAAAAGAATTTGGAATTTTGCGTTGAATTGCTAGCCATTAAGGATTTTATTCAAAAACCAGTGAGACAATTAAGTCTAGGGCAGCGGATGCGCGTCGAAATTGCAATGGCGCTCTTACATGAACCTAAAATTCTGTTTCTTGACGAGCCTACAATTGGCCTGGATGTGATCGCCAAGGACCAAATTCGGCAGTTTTTGCGTACTGTAAATCGTGATAAAAGAGTAACCATCGTTTTAACGACACATGATATGAAAGATATAGAGGAAATCTGTCCGAGAATGATTGTGGTGAATAAAGGGAGCGTCGTTTACGACGGGTCCGTTGTGGAGCTCCGCAATAGACTAGGGAATGAACGCCAAGTTGTTATTGATTTTCGGGAAGAACCAGGTTTAATAGATATGCCAGGCATAACACTGCTTCAAGAGGAAGGGTTAAGACGAACCTATTCTTTTGCAAAAAGTGATGCAAGCGTATTTGAGCTTGTGAGTCGAATTGCGGCTAAATATCCCGTTGAGGACGCTTCAATTGAAAGTGCGGATATCGATTCTGTTATCCGTAGGCTCTATCAACAACTGGCTGAAGCGGATTTAAAACGCCAAATTGGTTAA